Proteins from a genomic interval of Synechococcus sp. A15-28:
- a CDS encoding cytochrome c biogenesis CcdA family protein: MDPLLLLSDLAQSSEALLEQALAQPGPLTLALVFAGGALTSLGPCSLSLLPVTLAYLAGFEDGQSAWQRSLAFCGGIVGALVLLGSVSGLLGRIYGQVPALIPSLVAVLAVVMGLNLLGILRIPLPAGPDPDCWRSKVPPPLAPVAAGLAFGVAASPCTTPVLAVLLGWIAQSGRPLVGVVLLSCFGIGQVLPLLLAGTFAASVPKLLALRSIGRWVPPISGVVLLTTGVLTLLARWA; encoded by the coding sequence CTGGACCCCCTGCTGCTGCTGTCGGATCTGGCCCAATCCAGCGAGGCGCTTCTCGAGCAGGCGTTGGCCCAACCGGGGCCGCTGACGCTGGCGCTGGTGTTCGCCGGCGGTGCACTCACCAGCCTCGGACCCTGTTCGCTGTCGTTGCTGCCGGTGACCCTGGCCTATCTGGCAGGGTTTGAAGACGGTCAATCCGCCTGGCAACGCAGCCTGGCCTTCTGCGGTGGCATCGTCGGCGCCCTGGTGCTGCTGGGCAGCGTCAGTGGCCTGCTGGGGCGGATCTACGGCCAGGTGCCCGCGTTGATCCCCAGCCTGGTAGCGGTGCTGGCGGTGGTGATGGGGCTCAATCTGCTTGGCATCCTGCGCATCCCCTTACCGGCAGGGCCTGACCCCGACTGCTGGCGCAGCAAGGTGCCGCCCCCCCTGGCGCCGGTGGCCGCGGGCCTGGCCTTCGGGGTGGCCGCCTCCCCCTGCACCACGCCGGTGCTGGCGGTATTGCTGGGCTGGATCGCCCAAAGCGGACGCCCCCTAGTAGGCGTGGTGCTGCTGAGCTGCTTCGGGATCGGCCAGGTGCTGCCCCTACTGCTGGCGGGCACCTTTGCCGCCAGTGTTCCCAAACTGCTGGCGCTGCGCTCCATCGGCCGCTGGGTACCACCGATTAGTGGCGTGGTGCTGCTCACCACAGGAGTACTGACGCTGCTAGCGCGCTGGGCTTGA
- a CDS encoding TlyA family RNA methyltransferase, with the protein MAAKQRLDLELVSRGLVASRQQAQQLIRAGKVRDGAGTLLDKPGTEVAAALELRVEQPPRFVSRGGEKLLAGLQAFPIATEARVCLDGGISTGGFTDCLLQHGAARVYGVDVGYGQTAWSLRTDDRVVLRERTNLRHLQPEQLYGTGDPWPSLAVTDVSFISLRLVLPALRRLLQPADGFCPEALVLVKPQFEVGKDRVGKGGVVRDPAAHRDAIDTVVASAAELGWHAQGIVASPITGPAGNHEYVLWLSEQEPSELPDLDRFVATTLAS; encoded by the coding sequence ATGGCCGCGAAACAGCGTCTTGATTTGGAGCTGGTGAGCCGCGGGCTGGTGGCCTCGCGGCAGCAGGCGCAGCAACTGATCCGCGCCGGCAAGGTGCGCGACGGCGCCGGCACCCTTTTGGACAAGCCCGGCACTGAGGTGGCGGCGGCTCTGGAGTTGCGGGTGGAGCAGCCCCCCCGCTTCGTGTCGCGCGGCGGCGAGAAATTGCTGGCGGGCCTTCAGGCGTTTCCGATCGCCACTGAGGCACGCGTCTGCCTCGATGGCGGCATCTCCACCGGTGGCTTCACCGATTGCCTGCTCCAGCACGGCGCCGCCAGGGTCTATGGCGTGGATGTGGGTTACGGCCAGACCGCCTGGAGCCTGCGCACCGACGACCGGGTGGTGCTGCGGGAGCGCACCAACCTGCGCCACCTGCAGCCAGAACAGCTCTATGGAACGGGCGATCCCTGGCCCAGCCTGGCGGTGACGGATGTGTCGTTCATCTCGCTGCGGCTAGTGCTGCCGGCGTTGCGACGCCTGCTGCAGCCTGCGGATGGCTTTTGCCCAGAGGCTCTGGTGTTGGTGAAACCCCAGTTTGAGGTGGGAAAAGACCGTGTCGGCAAGGGGGGTGTGGTGCGCGATCCGGCGGCCCACCGCGATGCCATTGACACGGTTGTGGCCTCTGCAGCGGAGCTGGGCTGGCACGCCCAGGGGATCGTCGCCTCACCGATCACCGGCCCAGCCGGCAACCACGAGTACGTGCTCTGGTTGTCGGAACAGGAGCCGTCTGAACTGCCGGATCTGGATCGATTTGTGGCGACCACCTTGGCCAGTTGA
- a CDS encoding cytochrome c biogenesis protein ResB → MNRLLALLSDLRVAIVLLLLIALASAVGTAIPQGDPSASYLEAYADTPWLGLLHGEQVLRLQLDHVYSSSWFLGLLAWLGLALILCSWRRQWPALKAAQRWVDYRTPRQLSKLAVAETIGCPDAQAGLTQLTAVLQRQGWELKPGPGRLAARKGVVGRVGPLLVHTGMVLLMLGAVWGALAGNRLERFLAPERTLDLLSPSGDSQLSITLQDFQIERDPAGRPEQFRSLLSLSDSETPEEISVNHPLRHRGITIYQADWALAAIGVQIGRSPELQLPLQTYPELGEQVWGLVLPTRPDGSEPVFMSLESEQGPVSVYDSDGSSLTLLRPGGPAEEVKGLPLRVASVLPASGLLLKRDPGVPLVYLGFAVLLLGGGLSLLSTRQLWAVASDGQLHVGGLCNRNLAAFAQELPLLLQATESQANSSRPVID, encoded by the coding sequence ATGAATCGCCTGCTGGCCTTGCTGTCCGACCTGCGAGTCGCCATCGTGCTGCTGCTGCTGATCGCCCTGGCCAGTGCGGTGGGCACGGCGATTCCCCAGGGCGACCCCTCAGCCAGCTACCTCGAGGCCTATGCCGACACCCCCTGGCTGGGGCTGCTCCACGGCGAACAGGTGCTGCGACTGCAGCTGGACCATGTGTATTCCAGCAGTTGGTTTCTGGGATTGCTGGCCTGGCTGGGGCTGGCTCTGATCCTCTGCAGCTGGCGGCGGCAATGGCCGGCCCTGAAGGCCGCTCAGCGCTGGGTCGATTACCGCACCCCGCGGCAACTGAGCAAACTCGCAGTGGCCGAAACGATCGGCTGTCCCGATGCACAGGCCGGGCTGACTCAACTCACGGCGGTGCTGCAACGACAGGGGTGGGAGCTGAAACCCGGGCCTGGTCGCCTGGCGGCCCGCAAAGGGGTAGTCGGCCGGGTGGGGCCATTGCTGGTGCACACAGGGATGGTGCTGCTGATGCTGGGGGCGGTCTGGGGCGCGCTGGCGGGGAACCGGCTGGAACGGTTCCTCGCTCCTGAGAGGACGCTGGATTTGCTCAGCCCCAGCGGCGACAGCCAGCTGTCAATCACTCTCCAGGACTTCCAGATCGAGCGCGACCCCGCCGGCAGGCCGGAACAGTTTCGCTCGCTGCTGAGCCTCAGTGACAGCGAGACCCCCGAGGAGATCAGCGTCAACCATCCGCTGCGGCACCGCGGCATCACGATTTATCAGGCGGACTGGGCCCTCGCGGCGATCGGCGTGCAGATCGGCCGCAGCCCGGAACTGCAATTGCCTCTGCAGACGTATCCGGAGCTGGGAGAACAGGTGTGGGGGCTGGTGCTGCCCACCCGCCCCGACGGCAGCGAGCCAGTGTTTATGAGTCTGGAAAGTGAACAGGGGCCGGTGTCGGTGTACGACAGCGACGGCTCATCGCTGACGCTGCTGCGACCCGGTGGCCCTGCAGAAGAGGTGAAAGGGCTGCCGCTGCGGGTGGCCTCGGTGCTCCCGGCCAGCGGCCTGCTGCTCAAACGCGACCCCGGCGTGCCGCTGGTGTACTTGGGCTTTGCTGTTCTGCTGCTGGGGGGTGGCCTCAGCCTGCTTTCGACGCGGCAGCTGTGGGCCGTGGCCAGCGATGGTCAGCTGCACGTGGGCGGCCTGTGTAACCGCAACCTGGCGGCCTTCGCGCAGGAATTGCCGCTGCTGCTGCAGGCCACGGAATCACAAGCAAATTCGTCCCGTCCAGTCATTGATTGA
- a CDS encoding phycobilisome linker polypeptide, translated as MRLFKVTACIPSPEKVRTQRELQNTFFTKWVPYDSWFAEQQRIQKQGGRIIKVELCTGGRQVNVGN; from the coding sequence ATGCGATTGTTCAAAGTCACCGCTTGCATCCCCAGTCCTGAAAAGGTGCGGACGCAGCGCGAATTGCAAAACACCTTTTTCACCAAGTGGGTCCCCTACGACAGCTGGTTCGCTGAGCAACAGCGGATTCAGAAGCAAGGGGGCCGCATCATCAAGGTGGAACTCTGCACCGGCGGCCGCCAGGTCAACGTCGGCAACTGA
- a CDS encoding N-acetylmuramoyl-L-alanine amidase, whose product MAATIYLHWTATGYDWIRPGHYHRIIGGDGRVHRLHALTADLLAHTWRRNSNSVALACACMGGQPDPWTQPPTAPQLHSLCLEVAAIARSWGWNADDITIQSVMTHAEAASNRDGRWMHDNYGPVIWGGTGERWDLLQLEPHGPSDGGAQLRQRIAALLSADEPESFKNDPLAFRGITSIEVRGQELSVQIDADGRSWGLMADLLQRYDLSAHWDADQRRVLIAAADVAPTYRDDAVQAAVGWPLVEMALQGGQSPVILTGILRPSLEGDRAWCRVLEFAEEFGISVSFDPLVLGERRGG is encoded by the coding sequence GTGGCGGCCACGATCTATCTGCACTGGACCGCCACTGGCTACGACTGGATCCGCCCCGGTCACTACCACCGGATCATCGGCGGCGATGGCCGCGTGCATCGGCTGCATGCCCTCACGGCGGATTTGCTGGCCCACACCTGGCGGCGCAACAGCAACAGCGTTGCCCTGGCCTGCGCCTGCATGGGCGGTCAGCCCGACCCCTGGACCCAGCCGCCTACAGCGCCTCAGCTCCACAGCCTCTGCCTGGAGGTGGCGGCCATCGCCCGCAGCTGGGGCTGGAACGCTGATGACATCACGATCCAGTCAGTGATGACCCATGCGGAAGCCGCCTCCAACCGCGACGGCCGCTGGATGCATGACAACTACGGACCGGTGATCTGGGGCGGCACCGGCGAGCGCTGGGATCTGCTGCAGCTGGAGCCCCATGGGCCCAGTGATGGCGGTGCGCAGTTGCGGCAACGCATTGCAGCCTTGCTGTCTGCAGATGAGCCGGAGTCCTTTAAGAACGATCCGCTGGCCTTCCGTGGCATCACCAGCATCGAAGTCCGCGGTCAGGAGCTATCGGTGCAGATCGATGCCGATGGCCGCTCCTGGGGGCTGATGGCGGATCTGTTGCAGCGCTACGACCTTTCAGCCCACTGGGATGCCGATCAACGCCGTGTCTTGATCGCCGCTGCCGATGTGGCCCCCACCTACCGCGACGATGCCGTGCAGGCTGCTGTGGGCTGGCCCTTGGTGGAGATGGCTCTGCAGGGCGGTCAGTCCCCGGTGATCCTCACCGGCATCCTGCGCCCTTCTCTGGAGGGGGATCGCGCCTGGTGCCGCGTGCTGGAGTTCGCCGAGGAGTTTGGCATCAGCGTCAGCTTCGATCCGCTGGTCCTGGGGGAACGGCGCGGGGGCTGA
- the apcB gene encoding allophycocyanin subunit beta — protein sequence MQDAITNVINMSDVQGLYLDTASMSNLESYFASGELRVRAAATISANASAIIRDAVAKALLYSDITRPGGNMYTTRRYAACIRDLDYYLRYSTYAMLAGDTSILDERVLNGLKETYNSLGVPIGATVQAIQAMKEVTAGLVGPDAGKEMGVYFDYICSGLGN from the coding sequence ATGCAAGACGCCATCACCAACGTCATCAACATGTCCGACGTTCAGGGTCTGTACCTGGACACGGCTTCGATGAGCAACCTCGAGTCGTACTTCGCCAGCGGTGAGCTGCGGGTGCGCGCCGCCGCCACCATCAGTGCCAACGCCTCCGCCATCATTCGTGATGCCGTGGCCAAGGCTCTGCTGTACTCGGACATCACCCGTCCCGGCGGCAACATGTACACCACCCGCCGTTACGCCGCCTGCATTCGCGACCTGGACTACTACCTGCGGTATTCCACCTACGCCATGCTCGCCGGCGACACCTCCATCCTCGATGAGCGTGTCCTCAACGGCCTCAAGGAGACCTACAACTCCCTGGGTGTGCCCATCGGCGCCACCGTGCAGGCCATCCAGGCCATGAAGGAAGTCACCGCTGGTCTGGTCGGCCCTGATGCCGGCAAGGAAATGGGCGTGTACTTCGACTACATCTGCTCCGGCCTGGGCAACTGA
- a CDS encoding phycobilisome rod-core linker polypeptide produces the protein MTVTASSGSPRVSPQLFDTLPLSSVRQAEQQDRFPERVELENLVNFFRSGQDRIEASRIIAANAEAIVARAANRIFVGGTPLSFLEAPLTTGETGRPTGQEGTPLAADQVAFEQSVRTFTGSSGDTKRGNFLTRLLEGAGGDADVRVVLPTGFNAISVAKYGPAFMRKSVRDMGWFLRYVGYALVAGDPSILAVNTRGLRDILLENCSLTATNVALQEMRAASAQLLRDRPEARQLTIDCFNVLLQELAIPTPSTKQRQGSSVQQGLQLPAIYALAAEGRQLLEMRPGLSGAEKAEIIRGAYRQVFERDIAKGYSQTPCQVEASQVVQGQISMREFIRALGRSKEYRQQFHDGFVNSRVVELAYRHFLGRGISSLEEFRKSFAILSDQGLNGLVDVLVNSAEYAQTFGEETVPFLRDLGTEAQESAGWGSNRKLFNFSAPFDGAPQYVTLYASYRQPFADQHVYGGGNDPVANQYGAIFPSGTASVATRPAPYGYDSRRLLVSNGLNSPGQLDSASFRSSRPRKVGPRVVRLQQIATGGNVNPRRGGQPSVRNTESSTQAVINAVYVQVLGNAGYAGERMGSDEARLENGDISLREFVRAVARSDAFRRRYWSGLYITKAIEVIHRRLLGRPTFGRWEIDALFDTAARKGFYGVVDALINSREYNESFGEDTVPFERFITPGDLAVRRTPTFKQEVTTFGYDNSGFVLGSRPEPKGSKEFRSSGSVTRRNLTGRSQGAPEGWTSMASSFSRGTDLGKSLRQIRLGESIQGKASRSRSTVPPALTPMSGALTLQGSDGFKLRAGLPAKLTLNRPCDESELRVVMDATYRQLLNRVPLENERLLSAESRLRNQDIELPGFVAAVAMGEAFQNRIASLAPLRAASAAALALLGRAASPAEVSRFLIVRAESGQPKAVEELLKLAESSDDVPRIGGMDSPQGQAQATIQRTAALYRGNAGLTPPIDGAL, from the coding sequence ATGACAGTGACCGCCAGCAGCGGCAGCCCGCGCGTGTCTCCCCAGCTCTTCGACACGCTGCCGCTCTCCAGCGTTCGTCAGGCGGAGCAGCAGGACCGTTTTCCCGAGCGGGTTGAGCTCGAGAACCTGGTCAATTTCTTCCGCAGCGGTCAGGACCGCATCGAGGCCTCGCGGATCATCGCGGCCAATGCCGAAGCCATCGTGGCTCGCGCTGCCAACCGCATTTTCGTGGGCGGCACTCCGCTGTCGTTCCTGGAAGCACCGCTGACCACCGGTGAGACCGGCCGTCCCACCGGCCAGGAAGGCACCCCCCTGGCCGCCGACCAGGTGGCGTTCGAGCAATCGGTACGCACGTTCACCGGCAGCAGTGGCGACACCAAACGCGGCAATTTCCTCACCCGGCTGCTGGAAGGCGCTGGCGGTGATGCCGATGTGCGGGTGGTGCTGCCCACCGGCTTCAACGCCATCAGCGTGGCCAAATACGGGCCCGCCTTCATGCGCAAGTCCGTGCGGGACATGGGCTGGTTCCTGCGCTACGTGGGCTACGCCCTGGTGGCCGGTGACCCCAGCATCCTGGCGGTGAACACCCGCGGCCTTCGCGACATCCTCCTTGAGAACTGCTCTCTGACGGCCACCAACGTGGCGTTGCAGGAGATGCGTGCCGCTTCAGCCCAGCTGCTGCGGGATCGCCCGGAAGCCCGCCAGCTGACGATCGACTGCTTCAACGTGCTGCTCCAGGAGCTGGCCATTCCCACCCCCAGCACCAAGCAACGCCAGGGCAGCAGCGTGCAGCAGGGCCTGCAGCTGCCGGCGATCTACGCGCTGGCCGCCGAAGGTCGCCAGTTGCTCGAGATGCGCCCTGGCCTCTCCGGGGCCGAAAAAGCGGAAATCATCCGCGGCGCCTACCGCCAGGTGTTTGAACGCGACATCGCCAAGGGCTACTCCCAGACCCCTTGCCAGGTGGAAGCCAGCCAGGTGGTGCAGGGCCAGATCTCCATGCGCGAATTCATCCGCGCCCTGGGCCGCAGCAAGGAATACCGCCAGCAGTTCCACGATGGTTTCGTCAATAGCCGCGTGGTGGAACTGGCGTACCGCCATTTCCTCGGTCGCGGCATCAGCTCCCTGGAGGAATTCCGCAAGTCCTTCGCCATCCTCAGCGACCAGGGCCTGAACGGCCTGGTGGATGTGCTGGTGAACTCTGCCGAATACGCCCAGACCTTCGGCGAGGAAACGGTTCCGTTCCTGCGGGACCTCGGCACCGAAGCGCAGGAAAGCGCCGGCTGGGGATCCAACCGCAAGCTGTTCAACTTCAGCGCCCCCTTCGATGGCGCTCCCCAGTACGTCACCCTTTACGCCTCCTACCGCCAGCCCTTCGCCGATCAGCACGTCTACGGCGGTGGCAACGATCCGGTGGCCAACCAGTACGGCGCCATCTTCCCCAGCGGAACGGCCTCAGTGGCGACCCGCCCGGCTCCCTACGGCTACGACAGCCGCCGCCTGCTGGTGAGCAACGGGCTCAACAGCCCCGGACAACTGGACAGCGCCAGCTTCCGCAGCAGCCGTCCCCGCAAGGTGGGACCTCGGGTCGTGCGGCTGCAGCAGATCGCCACCGGCGGCAACGTCAACCCACGGCGAGGCGGTCAGCCCAGCGTGCGCAACACCGAATCCAGCACTCAGGCGGTGATCAACGCCGTTTACGTCCAGGTGCTGGGCAATGCCGGTTACGCCGGTGAACGGATGGGCTCCGATGAAGCCCGGCTGGAAAACGGCGACATCTCCCTGCGGGAGTTCGTGCGCGCCGTTGCCCGTTCCGACGCCTTCCGCCGCCGTTACTGGAGTGGCCTCTATATCACCAAAGCCATCGAGGTGATCCACCGTCGCCTGCTCGGACGACCCACCTTCGGCCGCTGGGAGATCGATGCGCTGTTCGACACCGCCGCCCGCAAGGGTTTCTACGGAGTGGTGGATGCCCTGATCAACAGCCGCGAATACAACGAGAGCTTCGGCGAGGACACCGTTCCCTTCGAACGGTTCATCACCCCTGGCGATCTGGCGGTGCGCCGAACCCCCACTTTCAAACAAGAGGTCACGACCTTCGGTTACGACAACTCCGGTTTCGTGCTGGGCAGTCGCCCCGAACCGAAAGGGTCGAAGGAATTCCGCAGCAGCGGAAGCGTCACCAGGCGCAACCTCACCGGTCGCTCCCAGGGCGCCCCGGAAGGGTGGACCTCCATGGCCAGCAGCTTCAGCCGCGGCACCGACCTCGGCAAGAGCCTGCGGCAGATCCGCCTGGGCGAATCCATCCAAGGCAAGGCCTCCCGCAGCCGCAGCACCGTTCCCCCGGCCCTGACGCCGATGTCGGGTGCTTTGACCCTGCAGGGCAGCGACGGCTTCAAGCTGCGTGCCGGCTTGCCCGCAAAGCTCACCCTGAACCGTCCCTGCGATGAAAGCGAGCTGCGGGTGGTGATGGATGCGACCTACCGACAGCTGCTCAACCGGGTTCCGCTGGAGAACGAACGCCTGCTGAGTGCTGAATCACGGCTGCGCAATCAGGACATCGAATTGCCGGGTTTTGTGGCCGCCGTCGCCATGGGCGAGGCCTTCCAGAACCGGATCGCATCCCTGGCTCCGCTGCGGGCAGCCTCCGCAGCAGCCCTCGCTCTGCTCGGTCGTGCGGCCAGTCCCGCTGAGGTGAGTCGGTTCCTGATCGTGCGGGCGGAATCCGGCCAACCCAAGGCCGTGGAAGAGCTGCTGAAACTGGCGGAATCCAGTGACGACGTTCCCCGTATCGGGGGGATGGACAGCCCCCAGGGCCAAGCCCAGGCCACGATCCAGCGCACGGCTGCCCTCTACCGCGGCAATGCCGGCCTGACCCCACCCATCGACGGCGCTCTCTGA
- a CDS encoding class I SAM-dependent methyltransferase: protein MADPGIRDAATPVVSAFYDRFPFPGDPLQDGPPPGYNWRWCHQSVLAAVHGVLPAGSERPRILDAGCGTGVSTDYLCHLNPGADVLGIDISAGALAVARERLQRSGAAAQVRSLRQEQRSLLDLESEGPFDYINSVGVLHHLDQPESGLRSLAGCLAPDGLLHLFFYADAGRWEIHRTQQALTLLEVGTGSDGLRLGRELLESLPEGNRLARHHRERWAVDCAADANFADMYLHPQETSYNLDRLFGFIETADLHFAGFSNPEIWDPARLLQGELLERARALPQRQQWLLVEQLDPDISHFEFFLSAAPVAAMPLTDEALRAAHGLRQPCLWGEPDPILDRNMQPLQLSDAERQLLRSVHDQSDTPLGGLAEPAVIRDLAARQLLLLKA, encoded by the coding sequence ATGGCAGACCCTGGGATCAGGGACGCCGCCACTCCGGTGGTCAGCGCCTTCTACGACCGTTTTCCCTTTCCTGGCGATCCGTTGCAGGACGGCCCACCGCCTGGATACAACTGGCGTTGGTGCCACCAGAGCGTCCTCGCCGCCGTCCATGGGGTGCTGCCGGCGGGGTCGGAGCGGCCTCGCATCCTGGACGCTGGCTGCGGCACCGGGGTCAGCACCGATTACCTCTGCCATCTCAACCCGGGTGCCGACGTTCTGGGGATCGACATCAGCGCAGGGGCCCTGGCGGTGGCCCGGGAGCGTCTGCAGCGCTCCGGAGCAGCCGCCCAGGTGAGATCGCTGCGTCAGGAGCAGCGCAGCCTGCTGGATCTGGAAAGCGAAGGCCCGTTCGACTACATCAACTCTGTTGGCGTGCTGCACCATCTGGATCAGCCGGAGTCGGGGCTGCGTTCCCTGGCTGGGTGTCTTGCTCCCGATGGCCTTCTCCATCTCTTCTTTTATGCCGATGCCGGCCGCTGGGAGATTCATCGCACCCAGCAGGCCCTGACCCTGCTTGAGGTCGGTACCGGAAGCGACGGCCTGCGCCTCGGCCGGGAGCTGCTGGAGTCGCTGCCGGAGGGCAACCGTCTGGCGCGCCACCATCGCGAGCGCTGGGCGGTGGACTGCGCCGCTGATGCCAATTTCGCCGACATGTACCTGCATCCGCAGGAGACCAGCTACAACCTGGACCGCCTGTTCGGCTTCATCGAGACGGCGGACCTGCACTTCGCCGGCTTCTCCAATCCGGAGATCTGGGATCCGGCTCGCCTGCTGCAGGGAGAGCTGCTGGAACGGGCCCGGGCCCTGCCGCAGCGGCAGCAATGGTTGCTGGTGGAACAGCTCGATCCAGACATCAGCCACTTCGAATTCTTCCTTTCGGCTGCCCCTGTTGCGGCTATGCCGCTCACTGATGAGGCTTTGAGGGCTGCCCATGGACTGCGCCAACCCTGTCTCTGGGGGGAGCCGGATCCGATCCTGGATCGCAACATGCAGCCGCTGCAGCTGAGCGATGCGGAGCGACAGCTGCTGCGCAGCGTCCACGATCAATCGGACACTCCGCTGGGGGGGCTAGCGGAGCCAGCGGTGATCCGAGATCTCGCAGCCCGTCAACTGCTGCTGCTGAAGGCTTAG
- a CDS encoding FtsW/RodA/SpoVE family cell cycle protein, producing the protein MLQQPSLVTATVPRRRTARERVRQRPGLLQRLMPLPWPLWPAEARLLVGLAAFWSLAGLLVLASASWWVAAREIGDGAFYVKRQAVWMIASWSLFSLAVTANLRRCLRWAGPALWGGCLLIAATLVMGTTVNGASRWLVLGPLQIQPSELVKPFVVLQAANLFAPWCRMRLDQKLLWLGSFGGLLLLILKQPNLSTAALIGLTLWMVALASGIRWRSLLGTAIAGGALGTASILINEYQRLRVVSFLDPWADPMGDGYQLVQSLLAIGSGGLTGQGYGLSTQKLQYLPIQSTDFIYAVFAEEFGFVGSLLLLLFLMLVAWVGLRVALRCRCNQTKLVAIGCCTILVGQSILNIAVASGAMPTTGLPLPLVSYGGNSLMSSLVILGLLVRCSLESTGLIGGRARKSR; encoded by the coding sequence ATGTTGCAACAGCCCTCGTTGGTCACCGCCACTGTCCCCCGTCGCCGCACCGCCCGTGAACGGGTTCGGCAACGGCCCGGGCTGCTGCAGCGGCTGATGCCTCTGCCCTGGCCCCTTTGGCCGGCGGAAGCCCGGTTACTGGTGGGCCTGGCTGCCTTCTGGAGCTTGGCGGGATTGCTGGTGCTGGCTTCGGCCAGTTGGTGGGTGGCCGCCCGCGAGATCGGTGATGGGGCCTTTTATGTGAAGCGTCAGGCGGTGTGGATGATCGCGAGCTGGAGCCTGTTCAGCTTGGCGGTGACGGCCAACCTCAGGCGCTGCCTGCGCTGGGCGGGCCCGGCCCTGTGGGGGGGCTGCCTGCTGATTGCCGCCACCCTGGTGATGGGCACCACGGTGAACGGGGCCAGTCGCTGGCTGGTGCTGGGGCCGCTGCAGATCCAGCCGTCCGAGCTGGTGAAACCGTTTGTAGTGCTGCAGGCCGCCAACCTGTTCGCCCCCTGGTGCCGCATGCGACTGGATCAGAAGCTGCTGTGGCTGGGCAGCTTCGGCGGGTTGCTGCTGCTGATCCTCAAACAGCCCAACCTCTCCACCGCCGCCCTGATCGGCCTGACCTTGTGGATGGTGGCACTTGCTTCAGGGATCCGCTGGCGCAGCCTGCTGGGCACAGCCATCGCCGGTGGAGCCCTGGGCACCGCCAGCATCCTGATCAACGAGTACCAGCGGCTGCGGGTGGTGTCCTTCCTCGACCCCTGGGCTGATCCGATGGGAGACGGCTACCAGCTGGTGCAGAGCCTGCTGGCCATCGGCTCCGGTGGCCTGACCGGCCAGGGCTATGGCCTCTCCACCCAGAAGCTGCAATACCTGCCGATTCAGAGCACGGACTTCATCTATGCGGTGTTCGCCGAGGAATTCGGATTTGTGGGCTCGCTGCTGCTGCTGCTGTTCCTGATGCTGGTGGCCTGGGTGGGCCTGCGGGTGGCTCTGCGCTGCCGCTGCAACCAGACCAAGCTGGTGGCGATCGGCTGCTGCACGATCCTGGTGGGCCAGTCGATCCTCAACATCGCCGTCGCCTCCGGCGCCATGCCCACCACTGGCCTGCCGCTGCCGCTGGTGAGCTACGGCGGCAACTCGTTGATGTCCAGCCTGGTGATCCTGGGGCTGCTGGTGCGCTGCTCGCTGGAATCCACCGGTCTGATCGGCGGGCGGGCGCGGAAGTCTCGATAG
- a CDS encoding allophycocyanin subunit alpha — protein sequence MSIVSNSIINADAEARYLSPGELDQIKAFVTGGQRRLRVAQVLCESRERIVKQAGGQLFQKRPDVISPGGNAYGEEMTATCLRDMDYYLRLVTYGIVAGDVTPIEEIGVIGAKELYRSLGTPLEAMAEAVREMKTVAMGLLTGDDAAEAGTYFDYVVGALA from the coding sequence ATGAGCATCGTCTCCAACTCGATCATCAACGCGGACGCCGAAGCCCGCTATCTCAGCCCTGGCGAACTCGACCAGATCAAAGCCTTCGTGACCGGCGGACAACGCCGTCTACGCGTGGCCCAGGTTCTGTGCGAGAGCCGCGAGAGGATTGTGAAGCAGGCCGGCGGCCAGCTGTTTCAGAAGCGCCCTGACGTCATCTCTCCCGGCGGCAACGCCTACGGCGAAGAGATGACCGCCACCTGCCTGCGCGACATGGATTACTACCTGCGCCTCGTGACTTACGGCATCGTCGCGGGTGATGTGACCCCGATCGAAGAGATCGGCGTGATCGGCGCCAAGGAGCTCTATCGCTCCCTGGGCACCCCCCTCGAGGCCATGGCTGAGGCTGTGCGTGAGATGAAGACCGTCGCCATGGGTCTGCTGACCGGCGATGACGCCGCTGAAGCCGGCACATACTTCGACTACGTGGTGGGCGCCCTCGCCTGA